A single genomic interval of Brevibacillus brevis harbors:
- the hemA gene encoding glutamyl-tRNA reductase — protein MDILLLGLNYKTAPVEIREKFTFSDDGTARALHLLSQTKSIAECIILGTCNRTEIYVVCDQANIGRDYTRRFLAEWFGVEKEQFKDHLYIKENEQAIEHLFRVSSGLDSMVMGETQILGQVRDAFLLAQERQTTGTVFNTLFKQAITFAKRAHTETAIGQNAVSVSYAAVELGKKIFGSFAGKSVLIVGAGKMSELTAKHLHANGSERVMVANRTLERAQLLAEKFKGDSCTMEQLPEALLTADIVISSTGATGYVLGKKELAPIMKQRKHRPLFMVDIAVPRDLNPDLHDLDNVFLYDIDDLEGIVASNVAERSREAERLDVMIQEEIVAFTTWYQTLGVAPLIAALRDKANTIQSEAMRKIENKLPNLSEREMHIIRKTTKGIVNQLLHDPVVRLKEMAATKDGEEVLDIFEKMFALEEILERKEQEAIWANDKNKQTSSSREQVLASRFPD, from the coding sequence ATGGATATTCTTTTGCTGGGTTTAAACTACAAAACAGCCCCTGTCGAAATTCGCGAAAAGTTTACATTCAGCGACGATGGGACAGCACGCGCTCTTCATCTTCTCTCCCAGACGAAGAGTATCGCAGAATGTATCATCCTGGGAACGTGCAATCGGACAGAAATTTACGTCGTTTGTGACCAGGCGAATATTGGCCGAGACTATACTCGCCGCTTTTTGGCAGAATGGTTCGGCGTGGAGAAAGAACAATTTAAGGATCATCTCTATATAAAAGAGAACGAACAGGCAATCGAGCACTTGTTCCGAGTCTCTTCCGGTCTTGATTCGATGGTAATGGGAGAAACACAAATCCTCGGACAAGTCCGGGATGCGTTCCTGTTGGCGCAGGAGCGTCAAACGACAGGGACTGTCTTTAATACCTTGTTCAAGCAAGCGATTACGTTCGCCAAGCGTGCCCACACAGAGACAGCGATTGGACAAAACGCGGTTTCTGTCAGTTACGCTGCTGTCGAACTGGGGAAAAAGATATTCGGTTCCTTCGCAGGGAAGTCTGTCCTGATCGTCGGAGCGGGCAAAATGAGCGAGCTGACAGCCAAGCACCTGCACGCAAATGGTTCGGAACGCGTCATGGTAGCGAATCGTACATTGGAGCGAGCACAGCTTTTGGCAGAAAAGTTCAAGGGTGACTCCTGTACGATGGAGCAGTTGCCAGAGGCACTGCTCACAGCAGACATCGTCATCAGTTCGACCGGAGCGACAGGTTATGTCCTCGGCAAAAAAGAACTGGCCCCAATCATGAAACAAAGGAAGCATCGTCCGTTGTTCATGGTGGATATCGCAGTTCCTCGCGACCTGAATCCTGACTTGCATGATCTTGATAACGTCTTTTTATATGATATTGACGATCTCGAGGGCATCGTTGCGAGTAACGTTGCGGAACGTTCTCGTGAAGCGGAACGTCTGGATGTCATGATTCAAGAAGAGATCGTGGCATTCACGACCTGGTATCAGACGCTTGGCGTGGCGCCACTCATCGCTGCACTGCGTGACAAGGCAAATACGATCCAAAGCGAAGCGATGCGAAAAATCGAAAACAAGCTGCCGAATCTGTCTGAGCGGGAGATGCACATCATCCGCAAGACAACCAAGGGTATTGTCAATCAACTGTTGCACGATCCGGTCGTGCGTTTAAAAGAAATGGCAGCTACCAAAGATGGGGAAGAAGTACTGGATATTTTCGAGAAAATGTTTGCGTTGGAGGAGATCCTGGAGCGAAAAGAACAGGAAGCAATCTGGGCTAACGATAAAAATAAACAGACATCTTCTTCTCGGGAGCAGGTATTGGCCTCCCGGTTCCCTGACTAA
- a CDS encoding cytochrome C assembly family protein encodes MAEVRWIYDLTIFLYAASVLFYFNDFLQSNRKVNRLAFGLLVVVWALQTAFFVSQAVMKGYFPVITLFETLFFYSWVLVGLSLIIHYFFRIDLLVFFTNIIGFVVLVMSMFLPETPIEAVSSILTSELLLTHVTLAMFSYGAFSLSMIFSAMYLLQHKMLKERRWSPLLRRLPSLDQLEGYAYRMNMLGVPMLLLSIVLGIIWGKMVLPEKFLLDSKVVLSMLVLAIYSLWLYQRYRDTVQMRRLAQWNVLAFLLLLINFLGFTTSTFHDWW; translated from the coding sequence ATGGCCGAGGTGAGATGGATCTACGACTTGACGATCTTTCTCTACGCTGCAAGTGTTCTCTTCTATTTTAACGACTTCTTGCAAAGCAACCGGAAAGTCAATCGTCTGGCTTTCGGGTTGCTTGTTGTCGTTTGGGCCTTGCAAACCGCATTTTTTGTCTCGCAAGCAGTCATGAAGGGGTATTTTCCAGTCATTACGCTGTTTGAGACGCTCTTTTTTTATTCATGGGTGCTGGTAGGCTTGTCGCTTATCATTCACTATTTTTTTCGGATTGATTTGCTGGTTTTTTTTACTAATATTATCGGATTCGTCGTGCTCGTCATGTCGATGTTTTTGCCGGAAACGCCGATTGAGGCTGTATCGAGTATCTTGACCTCTGAGCTATTGTTGACACATGTGACACTGGCCATGTTCAGCTACGGGGCGTTCTCGCTCTCCATGATCTTCTCGGCCATGTACCTGCTTCAGCACAAAATGCTCAAGGAAAGACGCTGGTCGCCGTTGCTCAGGCGTTTGCCCAGCCTTGATCAACTGGAAGGCTACGCGTACCGAATGAACATGCTGGGTGTACCGATGCTCTTGCTCTCGATTGTATTAGGGATCATATGGGGTAAAATGGTTTTGCCGGAGAAATTTCTGCTAGATTCAAAAGTAGTGCTCTCCATGTTGGTTCTTGCGATTTATTCGCTATGGCTGTACCAACGCTATCGGGATACGGTGCAGATGCGCAGACTCGCGCAGTGGAACGTTCTGGCGTTTTTGTTACTACTTATCAATTTTTTAGGCTTCACTACTTCTACATTTCACGACTGGTGGTAG
- the hemC gene encoding hydroxymethylbilane synthase: MGKWKVGTRRSKLALTQTNWVVDQLKGFAPEADFELHEIVTKGDRILDVTLSKVGGKGLFVKEIEQSLFDKETDFAVHSLKDMPAELPEGLVIGAIPKRVDPRDVLLSKDGKTLDELPQGALVGTSSLRRSAQILAHRPDIQIESLRGNIDTRMRKLAEGNFDAIILAAAGLERVNFEGEISQFLPVEISLPAVGQGALAIECRADDEETLALLKQFDDAPTRLAVTAERSFLHKLQGGCQVPIGAYATVGENNEITLTGMVGSPDGKQIFKNTATGQDPLALGIQVAEALLAQGAGEVLAQVLRENEQ; the protein is encoded by the coding sequence ATGGGAAAATGGAAAGTGGGAACGCGTCGCAGCAAATTGGCGCTCACTCAAACGAATTGGGTCGTAGATCAACTGAAGGGGTTCGCACCTGAAGCTGATTTTGAATTGCATGAAATCGTGACAAAAGGCGATCGAATCCTCGATGTGACCTTGTCCAAAGTAGGCGGAAAAGGGCTGTTTGTCAAAGAAATCGAGCAATCCTTGTTCGATAAGGAAACCGATTTTGCGGTACACAGCTTGAAGGATATGCCGGCTGAATTGCCAGAGGGCTTGGTAATCGGCGCGATCCCGAAGCGTGTTGATCCTCGGGATGTTCTGCTTTCCAAGGATGGCAAGACGTTGGATGAACTGCCACAAGGAGCTTTGGTAGGGACTAGTAGCTTGCGCCGTTCTGCACAAATTCTCGCACATCGCCCTGACATTCAGATTGAATCTCTGCGTGGAAATATTGATACGCGCATGCGCAAGCTTGCGGAAGGTAATTTTGATGCGATCATCCTCGCTGCGGCTGGACTTGAGCGCGTGAATTTTGAAGGGGAAATCTCGCAGTTCCTGCCTGTTGAAATCAGCTTGCCAGCAGTCGGTCAAGGTGCGCTTGCCATCGAATGCCGTGCAGACGATGAGGAGACACTCGCTCTCTTGAAGCAGTTTGATGACGCACCGACGCGTTTGGCGGTAACAGCAGAGCGCAGCTTCCTGCACAAACTCCAAGGCGGCTGTCAGGTGCCGATTGGCGCATATGCGACAGTTGGTGAGAACAATGAAATTACTTTGACAGGAATGGTTGGCTCCCCAGATGGGAAGCAAATATTCAAAAACACGGCGACTGGCCAAGATCCGTTAGCGCTGGGCATTCAAGTGGCAGAAGCCCTCTTGGCACAGGGAGCAGGAGAGGTACTTGCGCAAGTCTTGCGGGAGAATGAGCAATGA
- a CDS encoding uroporphyrinogen-III synthase yields MIVHGSHKPLTGKCIMVTRARSQVRELVEQIERLGGEAYAFPLLKMMPPTDTAKLDEAITQLPTYDWVVFTSVNGVRFFLERMREVGVGLDAFTGKIAAVGPKTAQVLEHHGLEVAVIPSDYVAEGLLSSLYDQLLPGQRVLLPRADIARKALPKELARLGLAVTEVDVYHTVIDAEQAPDAAEKLQQGLIDIILFTSSSTVTHFMAAMEPYTSLDWLKHVQIACIGPITADTAKQNGLSVHVVASEYTVEGLLAAIIENLGGNRHGTNI; encoded by the coding sequence ATGATTGTCCACGGATCGCACAAGCCGCTGACTGGCAAGTGCATCATGGTCACGCGGGCGAGAAGTCAAGTTCGCGAGCTCGTTGAACAGATCGAGCGGTTAGGTGGAGAAGCATACGCATTTCCTCTGTTAAAAATGATGCCGCCGACGGACACTGCCAAGCTCGACGAAGCCATCACCCAGTTGCCAACATACGACTGGGTAGTCTTCACGAGTGTGAATGGCGTGCGCTTCTTCTTGGAGCGCATGCGCGAGGTCGGGGTAGGACTCGATGCGTTCACTGGCAAAATTGCTGCGGTCGGCCCGAAGACGGCTCAGGTGCTTGAGCATCACGGGCTCGAGGTAGCTGTCATCCCGTCTGATTACGTGGCGGAAGGCTTGCTGTCGAGCTTGTATGATCAACTGCTTCCTGGTCAGCGCGTTCTGCTGCCTCGTGCAGATATTGCCCGCAAGGCACTGCCAAAGGAGTTGGCTCGCTTGGGACTTGCTGTGACTGAAGTAGACGTGTATCACACTGTCATTGATGCAGAGCAGGCCCCAGACGCAGCGGAAAAGCTCCAGCAAGGTCTCATCGATATCATCTTGTTTACCAGCTCTTCAACGGTGACGCATTTTATGGCAGCGATGGAGCCCTATACATCGCTTGACTGGCTCAAGCATGTTCAGATAGCCTGTATCGGACCAATAACGGCAGATACAGCAAAACAAAACGGGCTTTCTGTTCATGTGGTAGCGAGTGAGTACACCGTGGAAGGTTTACTAGCAGCTATCATAGAGAATCTGGGAGGGAATCGACATGGCACAAACATTTGA
- the hemB gene encoding porphobilinogen synthase — protein MAQTFDRHRRLRKSAAMRNLVRENHVRVEDLIYPLFVVEGTGIKNEIPSMPGVYQLSLDTLAEEMKEIVALGIQAVLMFGVPTHKDACGTEAYNDDAITQQAMRLIKEAHPEMIVIADTCLCEYTDHGHCGVIHEGEVVNDETLKLLGQTAVSQAKAGADIIAPSNMMDGFVIAIREALDEAGFEHIPIMSYAVKYASAFYGPFRDAAGSTPQFGDRKSYQMDAANAREGLREAASDVKEGADFLIVKPGLAFMDMVFRLRENFNLPIVAYNVSAEYSMVKAAALNGWIDEERIVMETLVGFKRAGADLIITYHAKDVAKWLAR, from the coding sequence ATGGCACAAACATTTGACCGTCATCGCCGTCTTCGCAAAAGCGCGGCAATGCGCAATCTGGTGCGGGAGAACCACGTACGGGTGGAAGACTTGATTTATCCGTTGTTCGTAGTGGAAGGAACTGGTATTAAGAATGAGATTCCGTCCATGCCAGGTGTGTATCAGCTCTCCTTGGACACACTAGCCGAAGAGATGAAGGAAATCGTAGCTCTGGGAATTCAAGCTGTTTTGATGTTTGGGGTACCAACACATAAAGACGCATGTGGAACAGAGGCGTACAATGATGATGCGATTACCCAACAGGCAATGCGTCTGATCAAGGAAGCCCATCCAGAAATGATCGTGATTGCAGATACGTGCCTGTGTGAATACACCGATCATGGTCACTGTGGTGTGATTCACGAAGGCGAAGTCGTGAATGACGAAACATTGAAGCTTTTGGGTCAGACCGCGGTTTCTCAAGCAAAAGCTGGAGCTGATATTATTGCACCTTCCAACATGATGGATGGTTTCGTGATTGCAATCCGTGAAGCTTTGGACGAGGCTGGCTTTGAGCACATTCCGATCATGTCCTATGCGGTGAAATACGCTTCTGCCTTCTACGGACCGTTCCGCGATGCGGCAGGCTCGACTCCACAATTCGGCGATCGCAAAAGCTATCAAATGGACGCGGCCAATGCACGTGAAGGTCTTCGCGAGGCAGCTTCCGATGTAAAAGAAGGCGCGGACTTCTTGATTGTGAAGCCAGGTCTTGCTTTCATGGACATGGTTTTTCGTCTGCGTGAGAACTTCAACCTGCCGATCGTGGCTTACAATGTGAGTGCAGAGTATTCTATGGTAAAAGCGGCGGCTCTGAATGGCTGGATCGATGAAGAGCGTATCGTTATGGAAACGTTGGTTGGTTTCAAGCGCGCAGGTGCAGATTTGATCATTACGTACCATGCAAAAGATGTTGCAAAATGGCTGGCGAGGTGA
- the hemL gene encoding glutamate-1-semialdehyde 2,1-aminomutase — translation MNREKSTQLFAEAQHYIPGGVNSPVRAFKSVGGNPVYIAKGEGSRIFDVDGNSYIDYIGSWGPLILGHAHPRVLAAITEVAALGTSFGAPTERETEMAKLVCEIVPSVEVVRMVNSGTEATMSALRLARGYTKRNKIMKFEGCYHGHADSLLIKAGSGVATLGLPDSPGVPEGTAHNTITVPYNDLESVKLAFETFGDDLAAVIVEPIGGNMGVVPPQPGFLEGLRDITEKHGTLLIFDEVMTGFRVALGGAQELYGITPDLTTMGKVIGGGLPVGAYGGKREIMQQVAPAGPIYQAGTLSGNPLAMAAGLTTLQELSKPGAYERLEKMSARLAEGLADNAKKLGIPHTLNRVGSMVCLFFTETPVINYETAKTSDLERFSAYFSYLLEEGIMIPPSQFEGMFVSLAHTDEDIERTIEASYQAMKKAFE, via the coding sequence ATGAATAGAGAAAAATCTACTCAGTTATTTGCAGAAGCACAGCATTACATACCAGGCGGAGTAAACAGTCCGGTTCGTGCTTTTAAGAGCGTAGGAGGCAATCCTGTTTACATCGCAAAAGGAGAAGGCTCCCGTATTTTTGATGTGGATGGTAACAGCTATATTGACTACATCGGCTCGTGGGGTCCATTGATCTTGGGACATGCGCATCCGCGTGTCCTTGCAGCGATTACGGAAGTAGCTGCGCTTGGAACCAGCTTTGGCGCACCGACTGAGCGGGAAACGGAAATGGCAAAGCTCGTTTGTGAGATCGTGCCATCTGTAGAAGTCGTGCGTATGGTGAACTCCGGTACAGAGGCGACGATGAGCGCTCTGCGCCTCGCGCGTGGCTATACCAAACGCAACAAAATCATGAAGTTCGAAGGCTGCTACCATGGTCATGCCGACAGCTTGTTGATCAAGGCTGGTTCCGGTGTGGCTACACTAGGACTTCCAGACAGCCCAGGCGTACCAGAAGGAACAGCACACAACACGATTACGGTTCCTTACAATGATCTGGAAAGCGTCAAACTGGCATTTGAAACGTTTGGCGATGATCTGGCAGCAGTTATTGTGGAGCCAATCGGCGGCAACATGGGGGTTGTTCCTCCACAGCCTGGCTTCCTTGAAGGACTGCGTGATATTACGGAGAAACATGGGACACTGCTCATTTTCGATGAAGTCATGACTGGCTTCCGTGTAGCATTGGGTGGTGCACAAGAGCTGTACGGCATTACCCCTGATTTGACAACGATGGGGAAAGTCATCGGCGGTGGCTTGCCAGTAGGTGCATACGGCGGCAAACGGGAGATCATGCAGCAAGTGGCTCCAGCAGGACCAATCTATCAGGCAGGGACGCTGTCGGGTAATCCTTTGGCGATGGCAGCAGGCTTGACTACTTTGCAGGAGCTCAGCAAACCAGGCGCTTACGAGCGCTTGGAGAAGATGTCCGCTCGTTTGGCTGAAGGCTTGGCTGACAATGCCAAGAAGCTGGGCATTCCGCACACGCTCAATCGCGTAGGCTCCATGGTTTGCCTGTTCTTCACAGAGACGCCAGTTATCAACTACGAAACAGCGAAAACATCCGATCTGGAGCGTTTCTCGGCATACTTTAGCTATCTGCTGGAGGAAGGCATCATGATCCCGCCGTCCCAGTTTGAGGGTATGTTCGTTTCCTTGGCACATACTGATGAAGATATCGAACGGACGATAGAAGCAAGCTACCAAGCGATGAAAAAAGCGTTTGAATAA
- a CDS encoding GyrI-like domain-containing protein codes for MEGTIIHVPQKHLVGLSFSGSFPMLVEYMPKLWETFLKRQDEIPLVISPDVRYDISDENRTYQMYTEYIVVEVERFEYIPEGMIGFTIPAKTYARFTHTGPMEQVQNTYHSLFGWLKASDHQVDEYALRMERYDQRYVPSVHESARVENTYEIFIPLR; via the coding sequence ATGGAAGGGACGATTATTCACGTACCGCAAAAGCATCTGGTTGGACTTAGCTTCTCTGGTTCGTTTCCGATGCTTGTGGAATACATGCCAAAGCTGTGGGAGACTTTTTTGAAGCGCCAGGATGAGATTCCTCTCGTGATTTCTCCAGATGTTCGTTACGACATCAGCGACGAGAATCGAACGTACCAAATGTATACTGAGTACATTGTAGTGGAAGTTGAGCGTTTCGAGTATATCCCTGAGGGCATGATCGGGTTTACGATTCCAGCGAAGACATACGCCCGCTTTACCCACACAGGACCGATGGAACAGGTCCAAAACACGTACCACAGTTTGTTTGGTTGGCTCAAAGCAAGTGACCATCAGGTAGATGAGTATGCTCTTCGTATGGAGCGCTACGATCAACGGTACGTTCCTTCTGTGCATGAGTCTGCTCGGGTCGAGAACACGTACGAAATTTTTATCCCGCTTCGGTAA
- a CDS encoding alpha/beta hydrolase gives MVYPKTGSVIVRHGREMTYTHIQANQTPSRSVCFFFPGASYSFDRPYLYYSTMLFLSKQVDLIHVHAEYGKGIPDFETSSFAKRSAWISEDMQTVVSQVLDQQVYERVFFLGKSLGTVPIACSLLKEPRFCRSSAILLTPLLREDLVVADLLALEQNVFLVSGTADPHYHQPAIERIMTSKPNIHRYLPQNAKHSLDIGLQVDLSLQVLQSIMEELGCFLDKSLDICSTN, from the coding sequence ATGGTATACCCAAAAACAGGTTCTGTGATCGTCAGGCATGGGAGAGAAATGACGTACACGCACATTCAGGCAAATCAGACGCCATCTCGCTCCGTCTGTTTTTTCTTTCCCGGAGCCAGTTACTCGTTCGACAGGCCTTATCTGTATTATTCTACCATGCTTTTTTTGAGCAAACAGGTCGATCTCATCCATGTACACGCAGAATATGGAAAAGGCATCCCAGATTTCGAAACCAGCTCATTCGCAAAACGAAGCGCTTGGATCAGCGAGGATATGCAAACGGTTGTCTCCCAGGTACTAGATCAGCAGGTGTATGAACGTGTTTTCTTTCTCGGGAAATCACTCGGAACAGTTCCGATTGCATGTTCTTTGCTCAAGGAACCTCGTTTTTGCCGTTCGTCAGCGATCCTGTTGACTCCGTTGCTGAGGGAGGATTTGGTCGTGGCAGACTTGCTTGCGCTGGAGCAAAATGTCTTTCTCGTCTCAGGTACTGCCGATCCCCATTACCATCAGCCTGCAATCGAAAGAATCATGACTTCCAAGCCAAATATCCATCGGTATCTGCCACAAAACGCAAAGCACTCCCTAGACATCGGTCTGCAGGTTGATCTTTCCCTACAAGTCTTGCAGTCTATTATGGAGGAACTTGGCTGTTTTTTGGACAAGTCGCTGGACATTTGCTCTACTAATTGA
- a CDS encoding alpha/beta fold hydrolase — MKKEVQLSNGIKIAYVEEGTGESLVLIHGFCGSASYWHKLVPLLSKTHRVIAIDLRGHGNSSAPDEPYSIERFADDLALFVDELGLAKIHLFGHSLGGYVTLAFANQYADKLASFGLIHSTPYPDDDAAKANRDKGADNIRENGMEPFIKALVPKLFAPSHIDTMREEVQLAKEIGFATSPVGAIQTLIAMRDRVDRNHVLQETTLPVLLVAGSEDQIIPAEKTFTVDKTNVEQVLLPDAGHMGMVEAPEKMAEAFKSFLNRK; from the coding sequence ATGAAAAAGGAAGTCCAACTGAGTAACGGCATCAAAATAGCCTATGTAGAAGAAGGAACGGGGGAATCGCTTGTTTTGATCCACGGTTTTTGCGGGAGCGCATCTTACTGGCATAAGCTAGTTCCGCTCTTGTCTAAAACGCATCGTGTCATTGCGATCGATTTGCGTGGTCATGGAAACAGCTCGGCCCCTGATGAACCGTATTCGATAGAGCGCTTTGCAGACGATCTGGCTTTGTTTGTAGATGAGCTGGGTTTAGCGAAGATTCATCTGTTTGGACATTCGCTCGGTGGCTATGTGACCTTGGCATTTGCAAATCAATACGCGGACAAGCTGGCGAGCTTTGGCTTGATCCATTCGACGCCATATCCGGATGACGATGCTGCCAAAGCCAATCGGGATAAAGGAGCAGACAACATCCGGGAAAATGGAATGGAGCCGTTTATCAAAGCCCTTGTACCGAAGCTGTTCGCCCCTTCCCATATCGACACGATGAGAGAAGAAGTCCAGCTAGCAAAAGAAATTGGCTTTGCGACGAGCCCGGTTGGAGCCATCCAAACCTTAATCGCCATGCGTGATCGAGTGGATCGCAATCATGTGCTGCAAGAAACGACTCTACCTGTGCTATTAGTCGCAGGATCAGAGGATCAGATCATTCCTGCTGAAAAAACTTTTACAGTTGATAAAACTAACGTCGAGCAAGTGTTGCTGCCTGATGCAGGGCATATGGGTATGGTAGAGGCACCAGAGAAAATGGCAGAAGCCTTCAAGAGCTTTCTAAACAGAAAGTAA
- a CDS encoding bifunctional metallophosphatase/5'-nucleotidase: MKKARRITMTAFASIVFASLMSSSAFAAPLHPVQHTDWMVKKAIVSAGQNGDLALDRAVTLAEATVVFSKLKEAKVGAAAKGAHWSTPYFDWAKSQGALTQDDYKNPAQTVTSAKLTQMADKLGYKMKLDNKATVTRGEFFQALGDAATTHVTIAHTNDTHGHIQEDKNQKEFGFAKIATLLKEWRAENENFLLLDAGDTFQGTVFVNQFKGESVVPILNSLDYNVMAAGNHEFDFGYEQLLKLRDMLEHPVISANVFKADGKELLPPVFKAEIGGKKFAFVGFVAEDTPVLTHPDNVKGLTFKNPVEVAKVLVPELKKEVDHVIVVSHIGVNVDREIAKNVPGVDLIVGGHSHTPLKAPELVNGTYIVQDWEYGKSLGRADLYYLGKELVAFSGGLKEYDEAVVADPDVDKMVKEIVGKIDTVMNVVIAKSEVPLDGDRALVRTKETNVGNLITDIMLERTQSIKGYEADVALANGGGIRTQLPAGDITKKGLYTLLPFENNTLAVVEVTGEELKKALENGVSKVEEGAGRFPQVSGMSFTYNPAKPAGERVVEVKVGDKPLDLTKTYKVATIDFLAAGGDGYESLKKPFFNTGLSMYSIVEEGLIKRKTVNPKVEGRIVEVK, encoded by the coding sequence ATGAAAAAGGCACGTCGGATTACGATGACGGCGTTTGCATCAATCGTATTTGCATCGCTGATGTCTTCCTCAGCATTTGCAGCACCATTGCATCCCGTACAGCACACTGACTGGATGGTGAAAAAGGCAATTGTATCAGCGGGTCAAAATGGCGATCTTGCTTTGGATCGTGCCGTGACTCTCGCAGAAGCTACTGTTGTTTTCTCCAAATTGAAAGAGGCAAAAGTGGGAGCTGCGGCTAAAGGTGCTCATTGGTCAACTCCTTATTTCGACTGGGCAAAGAGCCAAGGTGCTCTCACACAAGACGACTATAAAAACCCTGCGCAAACCGTAACGTCTGCCAAGCTGACACAAATGGCTGACAAACTGGGCTATAAAATGAAGCTCGACAACAAAGCGACTGTAACGCGCGGTGAATTTTTCCAAGCATTGGGTGATGCGGCTACCACGCATGTAACGATTGCCCACACCAACGATACACATGGTCATATTCAAGAAGACAAGAACCAAAAAGAATTCGGCTTTGCCAAAATCGCAACCTTGCTCAAGGAATGGCGTGCAGAGAACGAAAACTTCTTGCTCTTGGACGCTGGTGATACCTTCCAAGGTACCGTTTTCGTGAACCAATTCAAAGGCGAATCTGTTGTTCCCATCCTCAACAGCCTCGACTACAACGTAATGGCTGCGGGTAACCACGAGTTTGACTTCGGTTATGAGCAACTGCTCAAGCTTCGTGACATGCTCGAGCATCCAGTCATCTCTGCTAACGTGTTCAAGGCAGATGGAAAAGAATTGCTGCCACCTGTTTTCAAAGCGGAGATTGGCGGGAAAAAATTCGCCTTTGTTGGTTTCGTAGCGGAAGACACACCTGTATTGACTCACCCTGACAACGTAAAAGGGCTGACATTCAAAAACCCGGTAGAAGTGGCGAAAGTACTTGTACCTGAGCTGAAAAAAGAAGTAGATCACGTGATTGTTGTTTCTCACATCGGAGTGAACGTAGACCGTGAAATCGCGAAAAACGTTCCTGGCGTTGACCTGATTGTTGGTGGTCACTCCCATACTCCACTGAAAGCACCTGAACTCGTAAATGGCACGTACATCGTACAAGACTGGGAGTACGGCAAGTCTCTCGGACGCGCTGACCTCTACTACCTCGGCAAAGAACTGGTAGCATTCAGCGGCGGTTTGAAAGAGTACGATGAAGCAGTTGTAGCTGATCCAGACGTAGATAAGATGGTAAAAGAAATCGTGGGCAAGATCGATACTGTCATGAATGTTGTCATTGCGAAATCCGAAGTGCCACTCGATGGTGATCGTGCACTGGTTCGTACGAAAGAAACAAACGTAGGTAACCTGATCACGGATATCATGCTGGAGCGCACGCAGTCCATCAAAGGCTATGAGGCAGATGTAGCACTTGCTAACGGTGGTGGAATCCGTACACAGCTACCAGCAGGCGATATTACGAAAAAAGGTTTGTACACGCTCCTGCCATTCGAGAACAATACACTGGCAGTCGTAGAAGTAACAGGTGAAGAGCTGAAGAAAGCCCTCGAAAACGGCGTGAGCAAGGTAGAAGAGGGAGCAGGACGCTTCCCGCAAGTGAGCGGCATGAGCTTCACGTACAACCCAGCCAAGCCAGCTGGCGAGCGCGTAGTAGAAGTAAAAGTTGGCGACAAGCCGCTTGACCTGACCAAAACGTATAAAGTGGCAACGATCGACTTCCTGGCAGCAGGTGGAGATGGTTACGAATCGTTGAAAAAGCCATTCTTTAACACAGGCTTGTCCATGTACAGCATTGTGGAGGAAGGCTTGATCAAGCGTAAAACTGTCAATCCAAAAGTAGAAGGCCGCATTGTTGAAGTAAAATAA
- a CDS encoding PadR family transcriptional regulator: MNVQFKKGVLELCVLVLTAKQDRYGYELVASISEKFHISEGTVYPLLRRLTQEGFFTTYLAESQEGPPRKYYQLTSRGRLYMNDLVLEWRIFNRGVNEIIEEGLGYDKA; encoded by the coding sequence ATGAACGTACAGTTTAAAAAAGGGGTTCTGGAGCTGTGTGTTCTCGTCTTGACAGCTAAGCAGGACAGATACGGCTACGAACTAGTTGCGAGCATCTCAGAAAAATTCCATATCTCTGAAGGAACGGTTTACCCCTTGCTTCGCCGTTTGACCCAGGAAGGATTTTTTACGACCTATTTGGCGGAATCACAAGAGGGACCCCCACGGAAATATTACCAGCTGACAAGTCGCGGTCGTCTTTATATGAATGACCTCGTCTTGGAGTGGCGAATATTTAACCGCGGGGTAAACGAGATCATAGAGGAGGGACTCGGATATGACAAGGCGTGA